In Thalassoglobus sp. JC818, one DNA window encodes the following:
- a CDS encoding TIGR03067 domain-containing protein produces the protein MSRSLRSFWALAALLLCCQSLQAVDPNVSPELKNFAGNWEVVELVEDGKVIPQEAIRSWLPSGGKVEIAENAIIFTSPSDGKKHVKVFSIDATKYPPELTINTQEGVEGWGIFRFDEGRLVLCLSHPTEAARPTDFSASEGSKRMLMVLKRPSELQPASSATTTETAKTTPPAATPTAVPGGTTGVVLTDAQVREALIGTWRFTDSVGALFSTFNPNGTFSTVREVQELRIFQKVFVQTPVSSGTWKIENGQLKFVVLTSTHWDRVNKEFDFVVRSISATDLIFVDYLGHVGRATRVAP, from the coding sequence ATGTCACGCTCTCTGCGGTCATTCTGGGCACTCGCAGCTTTACTTCTGTGTTGCCAATCACTTCAAGCTGTCGATCCCAACGTCTCACCGGAACTGAAGAACTTCGCAGGGAACTGGGAAGTTGTGGAACTCGTTGAAGACGGAAAGGTGATTCCTCAAGAAGCAATCCGCAGCTGGCTGCCATCGGGCGGAAAAGTTGAAATTGCTGAGAATGCCATCATTTTTACCTCTCCGAGTGACGGGAAGAAGCACGTCAAAGTCTTTTCAATCGACGCCACTAAATACCCGCCAGAGCTGACGATCAATACACAAGAAGGAGTCGAAGGCTGGGGCATCTTCCGGTTTGATGAAGGACGTCTTGTGCTCTGTTTGAGTCACCCGACCGAAGCTGCTCGACCGACGGACTTTTCTGCCAGCGAAGGTTCGAAGCGAATGTTGATGGTTCTGAAGCGACCATCCGAGCTGCAACCTGCCTCTTCTGCGACAACAACAGAAACCGCGAAAACGACTCCGCCAGCAGCAACTCCGACTGCTGTCCCAGGAGGGACAACGGGAGTCGTGCTGACTGACGCGCAAGTTCGTGAAGCACTGATCGGAACATGGAGATTCACTGACAGCGTTGGAGCTTTGTTTTCAACGTTCAACCCGAACGGGACTTTCTCAACGGTTCGTGAAGTTCAGGAATTAAGAATCTTTCAGAAGGTTTTCGTGCAGACACCTGTCTCTTCCGGGACGTGGAAGATTGAAAACGGACAGCTGAAGTTTGTCGTTCTCACTTCGACTCACTGGGATCGAGTGAACAAAGAGTTCGACTTCGTCGTCCGATCAATCTCAGCGACAGACTTGATCTTCGTCGACTATCTCGGTCACGTCGGTCGAGCCACACGTGTTGCTCCGTAA
- a CDS encoding rhodanese-like domain-containing protein: MNESVDLPVNISVQEVRDLLNGPQSIVFVDCREPDEYETAKIEGTVLIPLSEFADRANELEPHKNDHLIIHCHHGGRSLRVTNWLRQQGFQRVQNMAGGIDQWSVEIDDSIPRY, from the coding sequence ATGAACGAATCCGTCGACTTGCCTGTCAATATCTCGGTTCAAGAAGTTCGCGATCTGCTCAACGGACCTCAATCAATCGTGTTCGTTGATTGCCGCGAACCGGATGAGTACGAAACAGCGAAAATCGAGGGAACGGTTCTCATTCCACTCAGCGAATTCGCTGATCGTGCGAACGAACTCGAACCTCACAAAAACGATCACTTGATCATCCATTGCCATCACGGAGGCCGTAGCCTTCGAGTGACAAACTGGTTGAGACAACAAGGTTTTCAACGCGTTCAAAACATGGCTGGCGGCATCGATCAGTGGTCCGTCGAAATCGACGATTCGATTCCACGTTATTGA
- a CDS encoding nitrilase family protein — MNPIRAAAVQFNHVPGNKESNLEIIEKFVERAAQQNVDLLTFPEMCLTGYWHLRDAPREELERLAEPVPDGPSVQRLLELSRETGMSIGVGLIESGDDGKLYNSFVVALPDGNVHTHRKLHCFINQHMSSGDEFTVFDIPQGARVGVLICYDNNIGENVRATALKGAEILLSPHQTGGCNSPSPRCMGVVPVELWENRSEDEEALRKEFFGPKGRGWLMKWLPARAHDNGLFLVFANGVGRDDNEVRTGNSMILDPYGDVLIETKSVEDDMIVADLDPAVRKMCTGQRWLKTRRPELFKSLTERTGFEEDTRTVRFRHSPATDASK, encoded by the coding sequence ATGAATCCAATTCGCGCCGCAGCTGTTCAATTCAATCATGTCCCCGGAAACAAAGAGTCAAATCTGGAGATCATCGAAAAGTTCGTCGAACGCGCAGCCCAACAGAATGTTGACTTGCTGACGTTTCCGGAAATGTGTCTCACTGGCTACTGGCATCTTCGTGACGCCCCCCGAGAAGAATTGGAACGCCTGGCCGAACCGGTTCCCGATGGTCCATCGGTTCAAAGACTCCTGGAACTGTCGCGTGAGACAGGAATGTCTATCGGAGTCGGTCTGATTGAATCAGGTGATGATGGCAAGCTGTACAATTCTTTTGTCGTGGCTCTGCCGGATGGGAATGTTCATACGCATCGCAAGCTTCACTGTTTCATCAATCAACACATGAGCTCCGGCGATGAGTTCACCGTGTTCGACATCCCGCAGGGGGCCCGGGTTGGGGTGCTGATCTGCTACGACAACAACATCGGTGAGAATGTGCGAGCGACAGCTTTGAAAGGGGCTGAGATCTTATTGTCTCCGCACCAAACGGGAGGCTGCAATTCTCCGAGTCCACGATGTATGGGAGTAGTGCCGGTCGAACTTTGGGAGAATCGATCTGAAGATGAGGAAGCACTTCGCAAAGAATTTTTCGGACCCAAAGGACGCGGTTGGTTAATGAAATGGCTCCCCGCCCGTGCTCACGACAATGGTCTCTTTCTGGTGTTCGCGAACGGAGTCGGCCGAGACGACAACGAAGTTCGCACCGGAAACTCAATGATTCTTGACCCTTATGGCGATGTGTTGATTGAGACCAAGAGCGTTGAGGACGACATGATCGTCGCTGATTTGGATCCCGCAGTCCGTAAAATGTGTACGGGTCAACGCTGGCTGAAGACGCGGCGTCCCGAGCTCTTCAAGTCTCTGACGGAAAGAACCGGTTTCGAAGAAGACACCCGCACGGTTCGTTTTCGCCATTCACCAGCGACTGATGCATCGAAATAA
- a CDS encoding CAP domain-containing protein, whose amino-acid sequence MTRLKQRSKIWSWIACAALLAGAASESGVTAKPLTENAMIQAMHSAASNQRARYGLFEQQLDESLCQTAQAWANNMANRNVMYHGGGEQVVAHGYPTPAACIQGWINSPGHRVWVLGRNGRCGFGVQRSWSGRYYYAGVYR is encoded by the coding sequence ATGACACGACTGAAGCAACGATCGAAGATTTGGAGCTGGATTGCATGTGCAGCTCTTCTGGCTGGTGCAGCATCTGAGTCAGGTGTCACAGCGAAGCCTTTGACCGAGAACGCAATGATTCAAGCGATGCACTCTGCTGCGTCGAATCAGCGAGCTCGATACGGGCTTTTCGAACAGCAACTGGATGAGTCGTTGTGTCAAACCGCCCAGGCCTGGGCGAACAACATGGCCAACCGGAACGTGATGTACCACGGAGGCGGAGAGCAAGTTGTTGCTCATGGATATCCGACTCCCGCTGCATGTATCCAAGGATGGATCAATTCTCCCGGACACCGCGTCTGGGTTTTAGGTCGGAATGGCCGATGTGGTTTTGGTGTTCAACGGTCCTGGAGTGGTCGTTACTACTACGCAGGAGTTTATCGCTAA
- a CDS encoding HdeD family acid-resistance protein produces MSQDLPITLTELRTVGLSELHKRWGWILALGILLVAVGTVALGASVFTSLATMVFIGWLMIGGGIVQALHSFTVKNWGGFFIDLLTGILYVVVGFLIVAHPAETGIALTLLIAMFLIFGGVFRIAVSLMHQFPNWGWVLLNGVISLILGILIWRQWPVSGLWVIGMFVGIDMMFNGWSLIMLGLVAKDIPKAGESPETPEAA; encoded by the coding sequence ATGTCTCAAGACTTGCCCATCACTCTCACGGAACTCCGAACTGTTGGCCTTAGCGAACTGCACAAACGCTGGGGTTGGATTCTTGCTTTAGGGATTCTGCTCGTTGCAGTCGGGACCGTCGCGCTCGGAGCTTCTGTTTTCACGAGCCTGGCGACAATGGTTTTCATTGGTTGGCTGATGATCGGGGGCGGAATCGTTCAGGCGCTGCACTCGTTCACCGTTAAGAACTGGGGCGGGTTCTTCATCGATCTGCTGACCGGAATTCTTTACGTCGTCGTTGGTTTTCTGATCGTGGCTCATCCTGCAGAGACAGGCATTGCTCTTACTCTGCTGATTGCGATGTTCCTGATTTTCGGTGGAGTCTTTCGAATTGCCGTTTCGCTCATGCACCAGTTTCCGAACTGGGGTTGGGTGCTGTTGAACGGGGTGATTTCACTCATCCTCGGAATTCTGATCTGGCGCCAATGGCCCGTTTCTGGCCTCTGGGTGATCGGGATGTTCGTGGGAATCGACATGATGTTCAACGGCTGGTCACTGATCATGCTCGGACTTGTTGCGAAAGACATCCCCAAAGCTGGGGAATCGCCTGAAACTCCTGAAGCAGCTTAG
- the tatC gene encoding twin-arginine translocase subunit TatC has product MNQQTKDLFDDSSMTFGEHLEVLRVHLIRAIIGLVIAVAICLLNGTALVDFIRRPIDRALANYSDVSVEDDVASGWKEDWGLDTLSELIFGKPPKTEIDDETGEVVIIDEEEKLAHPDVVKVRVSTAELSKALNRVVPDQFPVAATPDSNASSDSSDPDVKPSPTVTLTLQAPEFAQFQATVEQSRRAVTLNVQEAFLTYVKVSLIAGLVLSSPWIFYQLWLFIAAGLYPHERKFVYLYGTMSLGLFLVGAAFCFYAVFPFVLNFLLKFNSTLEISPQIRISEWISFAVMLPLMFGISFQLPLAMLFLERISIFTVAHYREQRRMAILVIAILSMLLTPADPMSMLLMMIPLIGLYELGIKLCVWAPSKSPFDAEPSV; this is encoded by the coding sequence ATGAATCAGCAAACTAAAGACTTGTTCGACGATTCCTCGATGACCTTCGGGGAACACCTCGAAGTTCTTCGAGTGCATCTGATCCGTGCGATCATCGGTCTCGTTATCGCGGTAGCTATTTGCCTGCTCAACGGGACAGCACTTGTCGATTTCATTCGTCGACCAATCGACCGGGCATTGGCGAACTACTCCGATGTGTCAGTTGAAGACGACGTGGCCAGCGGATGGAAGGAAGACTGGGGACTCGACACTCTGTCCGAATTGATCTTCGGGAAACCACCGAAAACCGAAATCGATGATGAGACCGGCGAAGTGGTCATCATCGATGAAGAAGAAAAACTGGCGCATCCCGATGTCGTGAAAGTCCGTGTTTCAACGGCAGAGTTATCAAAGGCTCTCAACAGGGTTGTTCCGGACCAGTTTCCTGTAGCGGCGACTCCAGATTCCAATGCTTCATCAGATTCAAGTGATCCCGATGTTAAACCGTCTCCAACAGTGACGCTGACGCTTCAGGCACCAGAGTTTGCTCAATTTCAAGCAACGGTCGAGCAGTCGCGTCGTGCTGTGACGTTGAACGTTCAGGAAGCGTTCTTGACCTATGTCAAAGTGTCTCTGATCGCCGGGCTCGTCCTTTCAAGTCCTTGGATTTTCTATCAACTCTGGTTGTTCATCGCCGCCGGTCTCTATCCTCATGAGCGAAAATTTGTTTATCTCTACGGCACGATGAGTCTCGGGCTGTTTCTGGTTGGTGCAGCATTCTGTTTCTATGCGGTCTTTCCCTTCGTGCTGAACTTCCTGTTGAAATTCAATTCGACACTGGAGATCAGCCCGCAGATCCGCATCTCCGAATGGATCAGCTTCGCCGTGATGCTGCCATTGATGTTTGGAATCAGCTTTCAACTGCCACTGGCGATGCTGTTTCTTGAACGGATATCCATCTTTACGGTCGCCCACTACCGAGAGCAGCGAAGGATGGCCATTCTCGTGATCGCCATTCTGTCGATGCTGCTCACTCCTGCCGATCCGATGAGTATGTTGTTGATGATGATCCCACTGATCGGCCTTTACGAGTTGGGAATCAAACTCTGTGTCTGGGCGCCTTCTAAGTCGCCATTCGATGCTGAACCATCTGTCTGA
- a CDS encoding DUF6384 family protein, which produces MKTLVDEPGNQRPLDDVMLAMDVVDTLRHRSRLIERELNEEQRDEELIEKLRQIYSSQGIEVPDEILIEGVEALKEDRFTYSPPEESFSTRLAKLYVSRDRWLRPLIICCSLVFIGWLAFRFFISGPREREIRAFPDQIFAAQQSIEEISSGEVGAAQAQSLANAANQAYEQKDFDTVREKLSELDQLKSKLLQSYDLRIVKEGSTGVWRIPEVNESARNYYIIVEAVTPDGEILSLPIQSEEDGQTEVVSKWGIRVGESTFYRIADDKKDDGIIQNDRFGVKKSGSLEPEYFIPAIGGAITNW; this is translated from the coding sequence ATGAAGACTCTCGTGGACGAACCGGGAAATCAACGACCGCTCGATGATGTGATGTTGGCGATGGATGTCGTCGATACGCTACGCCACCGGTCCAGACTCATTGAGCGCGAACTCAACGAAGAGCAGCGCGATGAGGAACTGATCGAAAAATTGCGGCAGATCTATTCTTCTCAGGGAATTGAAGTTCCGGATGAAATCCTCATCGAGGGCGTCGAAGCACTCAAAGAGGATCGATTCACGTACTCGCCTCCAGAGGAGTCGTTTTCCACTCGATTGGCGAAGCTATATGTCAGCCGAGACCGATGGCTGCGGCCTCTCATAATTTGCTGCTCGTTAGTCTTCATCGGCTGGCTCGCGTTTCGGTTCTTTATTTCAGGACCTCGTGAACGAGAAATTCGAGCGTTTCCAGATCAAATCTTTGCAGCCCAACAGTCCATCGAAGAGATCTCCAGCGGCGAAGTAGGAGCTGCCCAAGCTCAATCGCTCGCAAATGCGGCGAATCAGGCGTATGAGCAGAAGGATTTCGACACGGTTCGAGAAAAGTTGTCGGAACTGGATCAGCTTAAATCCAAATTGCTTCAGTCGTATGATTTGAGAATCGTCAAGGAAGGCAGCACTGGAGTGTGGCGCATTCCGGAGGTCAATGAGTCCGCGCGGAACTACTACATCATCGTTGAAGCTGTCACACCTGACGGGGAAATCTTAAGTTTACCCATTCAGAGTGAAGAGGATGGCCAAACGGAAGTCGTCTCAAAGTGGGGCATTCGAGTCGGTGAGTCGACGTTCTATCGAATTGCAGACGACAAGAAAGATGACGGCATTATTCAAAACGATCGTTTCGGGGTGAAGAAATCGGGATCGCTCGAGCCAGAGTATTTCATACCTGCGATTGGCGGAGCAATTACTAACTGGTGA
- a CDS encoding class I SAM-dependent methyltransferase, producing the protein MLTSDFDVDTLHKLRRTPELLEAVMNSQASELKLQTQLREQYSADIVRAAMTLVELRERATHKFSRASDMWFDRTGLEQSTPEAVAQYKATRFEKSSGEIFDLCCGIGSDSIALAVSGKKVTGVDLSEAACLRTQWNAEAYGVGERIETICEDVQQLKSELQFVHCDPDRRSKGKRTIRLEDSCPPLEFLRELIEKCQGGAIKLSPASNFGGKFEDAEIELISLNGECKEATVWFGDLAGKENWSATLLPSGFSLSADPFNHFPRVGPLSDYIYDVDPAIVRAGLVDALADELELERLDDAEEYLTGSHLVDSPAVTPFRVLAELTNNRKSIRKYFRDDPCHELEIKCRHVPVDVDSLRKSIPLNGTGKKTLLIVRLAGKTKGVVAERIVGQE; encoded by the coding sequence ATGCTCACTTCCGATTTCGACGTCGATACTCTTCACAAGCTGCGGCGAACACCAGAACTCCTTGAAGCTGTGATGAACTCACAAGCTTCCGAGCTGAAGCTTCAGACGCAGTTGCGGGAACAGTATTCCGCTGACATCGTTCGGGCAGCGATGACTCTCGTCGAATTGCGTGAGCGCGCGACCCACAAATTTTCTCGTGCGAGCGACATGTGGTTCGACCGCACTGGACTCGAACAGTCAACACCGGAAGCGGTGGCACAGTACAAAGCGACTCGCTTTGAGAAGAGCTCTGGAGAGATCTTTGATCTGTGCTGCGGAATCGGGTCTGACAGCATTGCACTCGCTGTCAGTGGCAAGAAAGTGACTGGCGTTGATCTTTCTGAAGCCGCTTGCCTCAGAACTCAATGGAATGCCGAAGCATACGGTGTGGGAGAACGGATTGAGACCATTTGCGAAGACGTGCAGCAGCTCAAATCGGAATTGCAGTTTGTCCATTGCGATCCTGATCGTCGGTCGAAAGGCAAGAGGACAATTCGTCTTGAAGACAGCTGCCCGCCGCTTGAATTTCTCAGGGAGTTGATCGAGAAATGTCAGGGCGGAGCGATCAAACTTTCTCCGGCCAGCAACTTCGGAGGCAAGTTCGAAGACGCAGAAATTGAGCTGATCAGCCTCAACGGAGAGTGCAAAGAGGCGACGGTTTGGTTCGGAGATCTTGCTGGCAAAGAAAACTGGAGTGCGACGCTACTGCCTTCTGGCTTTTCGCTGAGTGCAGATCCCTTCAACCACTTTCCGCGTGTCGGTCCGCTCAGCGACTACATTTATGACGTCGATCCTGCGATCGTTCGGGCAGGGCTGGTGGACGCACTCGCCGATGAACTCGAACTTGAACGCCTCGACGATGCAGAAGAATATCTGACCGGATCGCACCTTGTGGATTCGCCAGCAGTCACTCCATTTCGTGTGCTGGCGGAGCTTACGAACAACAGGAAGAGCATCCGGAAGTATTTTCGAGATGATCCTTGTCACGAACTCGAAATCAAGTGTCGGCATGTTCCGGTCGATGTCGATTCCCTTCGCAAGTCGATTCCACTCAACGGAACCGGAAAGAAGACACTGCTCATCGTGCGTTTGGCTGGCAAAACCAAAGGGGTCGTTGCCGAACGCATCGTCGGGCAGGAATGA
- a CDS encoding 2-oxo acid dehydrogenase subunit E2, with product MSIEWELPSIGEGVAEADVAEILVSVGDTVAAEQPLMELETEKAVVELPAPHAGKIEKIVVDSGDTIQVGQVYMVVAAEEGADSSPAESEPPAAEEQAAEPEAKAAEPKQEEAPKAASAPTEMVTGEVEFALPPLGEGVDSADVAEVLVSVGDSVSVGTPLMELETEKAVVELPSEHAGKVTKIHVSSGDSVTVGQTVFSFETSSVVSSGSGDKAPASPPEKKSSGAASSESPKAAATPSKPESQTAVQAPPKQSVAAETEKAAEKTNGIPVPAAPSTRRLARELGVDLTQVKGTGSGGRISADDVQAYVRKRLQDPSGLIVGRSGGSGEMIASGSIAPPPLPDFSKFGEINREKMNKLSRTAAENLTVSWNVIPHVTQHDRADITDLEAARKRFSKGIGQNGPKVTMTAIVIKALTTCLQGFPKFNSSLDPETNEIVFKKFYNIGCAVDTDHGLLVPVIKNCDKKSILDIAAELTEMAVKARDRKLPVDDMQGATCTVTNLGGIGGVGFTPIVNYPEVCILGMSRGQKELQLIDGNVQERLMLPLSLSYDHRVINGADAARFLVSFCNLLADPFQLLTTV from the coding sequence ATGAGCATTGAGTGGGAACTGCCGAGTATTGGCGAAGGTGTTGCGGAAGCAGACGTCGCGGAGATCCTGGTCTCCGTCGGAGATACTGTCGCTGCCGAGCAGCCTCTCATGGAATTGGAAACAGAGAAAGCTGTTGTCGAACTTCCAGCGCCTCACGCCGGGAAAATCGAGAAAATCGTTGTCGACTCTGGTGACACGATTCAAGTCGGCCAAGTGTATATGGTGGTCGCTGCAGAAGAGGGTGCAGACAGTTCTCCTGCTGAAAGCGAGCCACCTGCAGCAGAAGAGCAGGCGGCTGAGCCTGAAGCCAAGGCTGCAGAGCCCAAACAGGAAGAAGCCCCGAAAGCTGCTTCCGCTCCCACGGAGATGGTCACAGGCGAAGTCGAATTCGCTCTTCCTCCACTCGGCGAAGGTGTTGATTCGGCAGATGTCGCGGAAGTGCTCGTTTCCGTCGGTGATTCCGTCTCCGTCGGAACGCCACTGATGGAGCTGGAGACCGAGAAAGCCGTTGTGGAACTCCCCAGCGAGCATGCTGGCAAGGTGACGAAAATTCACGTCAGCTCGGGCGATTCAGTGACGGTCGGGCAGACTGTCTTTTCATTCGAAACATCATCAGTGGTCTCGTCTGGATCGGGCGACAAAGCTCCGGCTTCACCACCTGAGAAAAAATCTTCCGGTGCTGCGAGTTCAGAATCTCCGAAAGCTGCCGCAACTCCTTCCAAACCTGAATCGCAGACAGCAGTTCAAGCTCCTCCGAAGCAGAGTGTCGCTGCTGAGACTGAAAAAGCAGCGGAAAAAACCAACGGAATTCCAGTTCCCGCTGCCCCCTCAACACGCCGTCTGGCACGCGAGTTGGGAGTCGATCTCACTCAGGTCAAAGGCACAGGAAGTGGTGGACGGATCAGCGCAGACGATGTGCAGGCATACGTCCGAAAGCGTTTGCAAGACCCTTCCGGCCTGATCGTCGGTCGATCAGGAGGCTCGGGAGAGATGATTGCCTCAGGCTCCATCGCTCCACCACCGCTCCCTGATTTCTCCAAGTTCGGAGAGATCAACCGTGAGAAGATGAACAAGCTCTCGCGGACAGCTGCGGAGAATCTCACCGTCTCGTGGAATGTCATTCCGCACGTGACCCAGCATGATCGTGCAGACATCACCGACCTCGAAGCTGCTCGCAAGCGATTCTCGAAAGGGATCGGTCAGAACGGGCCGAAAGTCACGATGACTGCTATCGTGATCAAAGCCTTGACCACTTGCCTGCAGGGATTTCCAAAATTCAACAGCAGCCTCGATCCCGAGACCAACGAGATTGTCTTCAAGAAGTTCTACAACATCGGCTGTGCAGTCGACACGGATCACGGTCTGCTCGTCCCCGTCATCAAGAATTGTGACAAGAAAAGCATTCTCGACATTGCTGCTGAGTTGACCGAAATGGCTGTCAAAGCTCGCGATCGAAAACTGCCCGTCGATGACATGCAGGGTGCAACCTGCACGGTTACGAATCTCGGAGGAATCGGTGGCGTCGGGTTCACTCCAATTGTGAACTACCCCGAAGTCTGCATTCTGGGCATGTCACGCGGCCAGAAGGAACTTCAACTCATCGACGGAAACGTTCAAGAGCGATTGATGTTGCCGTTGAGCCTCTCTTACGACCATCGCGTCATCAATGGTGCAGACGCAGCACGATTCCTGGTTTCGTTCTGCAATCTTCTTGCAGATCCGTTTCAACTTCTGACAACCGTCTAA
- a CDS encoding 1-acyl-sn-glycerol-3-phosphate acyltransferase: MNSQPFQTPPKWWPSRLSPRLIRLVRSFRLRDLKQKGICSIDVLGAEAIRNSLDAGAGVLLLPNHSFHYDSYVLIEAALQAGWHTHFMTAWQVFGMSTTPGKHFLQRHGCFSINREGTDTKAIKQAISILSEDQHALTVFSEGDIYHSNDRVMPFREGAAAIALKAAKRSGRPIHVYPCGMKCFYTQDPTDELVGMMNQLEERIRWRPRPDLPLLDRIYRFGHGFLSSKEIEYLGESGTGDLPARLRFLAENILEKVRSAHGLKQRSQDITEQIRGIRSYLIREIEKAQNSVSDDSSNSEIAEHIATLQRHLDDMFFVTQLTSYHGNYTVENPTIERMAETIDKFEEDIFDLQCPTSRGKRRAVVRFGEPIDLSQAQLDTSSLTALAEANVQKLLNEINSEQTVKKIAS, translated from the coding sequence ATGAACTCTCAACCATTTCAAACTCCTCCGAAGTGGTGGCCGTCCCGGCTGAGTCCGCGATTGATTCGCTTAGTCCGTTCGTTTCGTCTGCGAGACTTGAAACAGAAGGGAATCTGTTCGATCGACGTGCTCGGGGCTGAGGCGATCCGGAATTCGCTCGATGCGGGAGCCGGCGTTCTGCTTCTCCCGAATCACTCGTTTCATTACGACTCGTACGTTCTCATTGAGGCAGCCTTGCAGGCGGGTTGGCACACGCATTTTATGACGGCGTGGCAAGTCTTCGGAATGTCGACGACACCCGGAAAGCATTTTCTCCAACGCCACGGTTGCTTCAGCATCAATCGTGAAGGGACGGACACTAAAGCAATCAAACAGGCGATTTCGATTCTCAGCGAAGATCAGCATGCTTTAACCGTCTTTTCCGAGGGTGATATCTACCACTCGAACGACCGAGTCATGCCGTTTCGGGAAGGCGCGGCGGCGATCGCACTTAAAGCAGCAAAGCGTTCCGGACGTCCGATTCATGTTTATCCATGCGGCATGAAGTGTTTCTACACGCAAGATCCGACGGATGAACTCGTCGGGATGATGAATCAACTCGAGGAACGGATTCGCTGGCGACCGCGGCCTGACCTCCCCTTGCTGGATCGCATCTATCGTTTTGGTCACGGATTTCTTTCGTCGAAAGAAATCGAGTACCTCGGAGAGTCCGGAACCGGTGACCTCCCGGCAAGACTTCGATTCCTGGCTGAGAACATCCTTGAAAAAGTTCGATCGGCGCACGGTCTCAAGCAGCGATCACAGGATATCACTGAGCAGATTCGCGGTATCCGAAGCTACTTGATTCGCGAGATTGAGAAGGCGCAAAACAGCGTCAGTGATGACTCTTCGAACTCGGAGATCGCAGAGCATATCGCCACGCTCCAGCGGCATCTCGACGATATGTTTTTTGTGACTCAACTGACGAGTTATCACGGAAACTACACTGTCGAGAACCCGACAATCGAACGCATGGCGGAAACGATTGATAAGTTCGAAGAGGACATTTTCGATTTGCAGTGCCCCACATCTCGCGGAAAACGCAGAGCTGTCGTTCGCTTTGGTGAGCCGATCGACTTATCTCAAGCCCAACTCGACACCTCTTCGCTGACTGCTTTGGCCGAAGCAAACGTTCAAAAGCTGCTGAACGAAATCAACTCTGAGCAGACAGTCAAAAAAATCGCGAGTTGA
- a CDS encoding cell surface protein: MSTSLKYLDRAMGQLRDLGLVSDQKSEEAPIVALLNQISDLDEEKVAAIAHTLNQASLFNEVVREQVSGMELGNRYEEITNGFNSIRDDAKMMVEQVEDGKLGAIERVQNVWMKISRGDIATRFDKIKEVYLDVAEDSRDQIEREQTIANAYQDFRGALKESEILALDVLRKAEEKLAIAKTELDEAMKTVTENAEADRAELAKLELSRDEKLREVQNEDKRYQIAKDLADNLTVSYNTSEVVMARLKQITSAKERVYQQAISFFSTNESVLTALTASFTGLFGLHESTETLEAMKEGVSKSLEDLSEIGGKVQEAAVKAGYGPTVRYEAVQKLVDSVTNYQERSLEIINEMRTLSTQNANEIRTAVEEGKQRLARLSQEAASLPLADSE, translated from the coding sequence ATGAGCACTTCACTGAAATATCTGGACCGGGCGATGGGGCAGCTTCGGGATTTGGGCTTGGTGAGTGATCAGAAATCGGAAGAGGCTCCGATCGTCGCGCTCCTGAATCAGATCTCCGATCTCGATGAAGAGAAGGTCGCAGCGATCGCTCACACGCTGAATCAGGCGTCTCTTTTTAACGAAGTTGTTCGGGAACAGGTTTCCGGAATGGAATTGGGGAATCGCTACGAGGAAATTACGAACGGCTTCAATAGCATTCGCGACGATGCGAAGATGATGGTTGAACAGGTTGAAGATGGAAAACTTGGTGCCATCGAAAGAGTGCAGAATGTCTGGATGAAAATCTCGCGAGGTGATATCGCGACCCGCTTTGACAAGATCAAAGAGGTCTATCTGGATGTGGCTGAAGACTCTCGTGATCAGATCGAACGAGAACAGACCATCGCCAACGCCTACCAGGATTTCCGCGGAGCGCTGAAAGAATCAGAAATTCTTGCCCTCGACGTGCTTCGGAAAGCAGAAGAAAAGCTAGCCATCGCCAAAACTGAACTCGACGAGGCGATGAAGACGGTCACGGAGAACGCCGAAGCGGATCGTGCTGAACTGGCCAAGCTCGAATTATCTCGCGATGAGAAGCTGCGGGAAGTTCAGAATGAAGACAAGCGGTATCAAATCGCTAAGGATCTCGCTGACAATCTGACGGTCAGCTACAACACCTCTGAAGTGGTGATGGCTCGACTGAAGCAGATCACCAGTGCGAAAGAGCGGGTCTATCAGCAAGCCATTAGTTTCTTCAGCACGAATGAGAGTGTGCTGACTGCTCTGACCGCTTCGTTTACCGGGCTCTTTGGGCTTCATGAGAGTACAGAAACTCTGGAAGCGATGAAGGAAGGCGTCAGCAAAAGTCTCGAAGATTTGTCCGAGATCGGCGGCAAGGTTCAGGAAGCGGCTGTTAAAGCCGGGTATGGTCCGACAGTGCGATACGAAGCGGTTCAAAAGCTTGTTGATTCCGTCACGAATTACCAGGAGCGATCGCTGGAGATCATCAACGAGATGCGCACGCTGAGCACGCAAAACGCAAACGAAATTCGCACAGCTGTTGAAGAAGGTAAGCAGCGATTGGCACGTCTCAGCCAGGAAGCTGCCAGTCTCCCACTTGCTGACAGTGAGTAA